Proteins from a single region of Melanotaenia boesemani isolate fMelBoe1 chromosome 3, fMelBoe1.pri, whole genome shotgun sequence:
- the pth4 gene encoding parathyroid hormone 4 isoform X1 has protein sequence MQKMQMSHKPVQLFAVMLLVVFSTGQCQQNESRRAVTEHQLMHDRGRNIQSLKRLIWLSSAIEGLHTAQARSAAFNPSKVLNFALNPALIPPAESPEPAQVQSILRDFFYPHLAHLSDGEP, from the exons ATGCAGAAAATGCAGATGTCCCACAAGCCTGTGCAGTTGTTTGCTGTCATGCTTCTTGTTGTCTTTTCGACTGGCCAGTGTCAACAGAACGAAAG CCGCCGAGCTGTGACTGAACATCAGTTGATGCACGACCGAGGCCGAaacatccagagccttaagagACTCATCTGGCTGTCCAGCGCAATCGAGGGTCTCCACACTGCGCAGGCCCGCTCAGCTGCTTTCAACCCCTCAAAGGTTCTAAATTTTGCTCTGAATCCAGCACTGATCCCTCCTGCAGAGAGCCCAGAGCCTGCACAGGTTCAGAGCATCCTGAGAGACTTCTTTTATCCTCACTTGGCTCATCTTTCGGATGGAGAGCCCTAA
- the pth4 gene encoding parathyroid hormone 4 isoform X2, giving the protein MQMSHKPVQLFAVMLLVVFSTGQCQQNESRRAVTEHQLMHDRGRNIQSLKRLIWLSSAIEGLHTAQARSAAFNPSKVLNFALNPALIPPAESPEPAQVQSILRDFFYPHLAHLSDGEP; this is encoded by the exons ATGCAGATGTCCCACAAGCCTGTGCAGTTGTTTGCTGTCATGCTTCTTGTTGTCTTTTCGACTGGCCAGTGTCAACAGAACGAAAG CCGCCGAGCTGTGACTGAACATCAGTTGATGCACGACCGAGGCCGAaacatccagagccttaagagACTCATCTGGCTGTCCAGCGCAATCGAGGGTCTCCACACTGCGCAGGCCCGCTCAGCTGCTTTCAACCCCTCAAAGGTTCTAAATTTTGCTCTGAATCCAGCACTGATCCCTCCTGCAGAGAGCCCAGAGCCTGCACAGGTTCAGAGCATCCTGAGAGACTTCTTTTATCCTCACTTGGCTCATCTTTCGGATGGAGAGCCCTAA